Proteins encoded by one window of Lacipirellulaceae bacterium:
- a CDS encoding serine hydrolase — MKISLSANRFVASVSFAVLLYVAASVCHAKHHEDSIVLSKALAEKVQPLIDAHDGDVGVMIKDLKSGATFQHQAEKPMPTASLIKFPLMIAAYKAIEEGELDLEKRVTMKEEDKVPGSGILTEHFEGGTELSLNNVIHLMMSHSDNTATNLVIDQVGLPATAKLMESLDCPNTKLHSKVYRRDSSIFPERSNKFGLGSTTAAEMIKLLETLHEKKLVSEKASEQMIEQMSNDVYPEKFPKLLPPEAKVMHKTGSVNSSRTDAGIIVGPHGPMLLCVLTNKNEDKSWGPDNAGDMLCSYIAKEVYDLFNQGKEVKDSGDPILRIGANGLLVESLQRTLNSKLPANQSIGVDGDFGPATQQAVIRFQEANNLSEKGVVGPETWKALGTLVEENDPGAPEVINAQKIEKQPADDLKGPPFVTAKAWAIGDGKTGELLWGHQAEKPLDMASTTKIMTGYVVTSFIDKNPDALNEIVTFSKRADETSGSSARVRQGEKLSVDELLYGLLLPSGNDASVALAEHFGSRVSPDGETSNDPLDQFIAAMNQTAKELGMTNSQFKNTHGLTAAGHHTSTVDLLKLASSAMRQPLFKKYVGTVQHGCTVVGPGGYKRNLKWNNTNRLLKIEGFGGVKTGTTSAAGSCLVSEQTQDGKSLMVVVLGSTSTDARYTDSKNLYRWARKQLASKQP, encoded by the coding sequence ATGAAAATATCTCTATCTGCGAACCGTTTCGTCGCCAGCGTTTCCTTTGCCGTTTTACTGTATGTCGCTGCAAGCGTGTGCCATGCGAAGCATCACGAAGACTCCATCGTACTTTCCAAAGCTTTGGCGGAAAAAGTTCAGCCGCTGATCGATGCCCATGACGGAGACGTCGGCGTCATGATCAAGGACTTAAAGTCAGGGGCCACTTTTCAGCATCAGGCTGAGAAGCCAATGCCCACGGCTAGCCTCATTAAATTCCCGTTGATGATCGCTGCCTACAAGGCGATCGAAGAGGGCGAACTCGATCTCGAAAAACGTGTCACCATGAAGGAAGAAGATAAGGTCCCCGGTTCGGGCATCCTCACTGAGCACTTTGAGGGGGGCACCGAGCTTTCCCTGAATAATGTGATTCATTTGATGATGTCGCATTCCGACAACACCGCGACCAACTTGGTAATCGATCAAGTCGGCCTGCCAGCGACCGCGAAACTGATGGAGTCGCTGGACTGCCCAAACACAAAACTCCATTCCAAGGTCTACCGGCGTGACAGCTCGATTTTCCCTGAGCGTAGCAACAAGTTTGGCTTGGGGAGCACAACGGCAGCAGAAATGATCAAGCTGCTGGAAACGCTCCACGAGAAGAAGCTCGTCAGCGAGAAGGCCAGCGAGCAGATGATTGAGCAAATGTCCAACGACGTCTATCCGGAGAAATTCCCCAAGTTGCTTCCCCCGGAAGCAAAAGTCATGCACAAGACCGGGTCGGTCAACAGCTCACGCACCGACGCGGGGATCATCGTCGGCCCACATGGCCCGATGCTGCTTTGCGTGCTTACTAACAAGAACGAGGACAAGAGTTGGGGACCCGATAACGCTGGCGATATGCTCTGCTCTTATATTGCGAAGGAGGTTTACGACCTCTTCAACCAAGGAAAAGAAGTCAAAGACTCCGGCGATCCGATTCTTCGGATTGGGGCCAACGGTCTGTTAGTCGAGTCTTTGCAGCGGACCCTCAACTCGAAACTCCCTGCTAATCAGTCAATCGGCGTCGACGGCGACTTCGGGCCCGCAACCCAACAGGCGGTCATTCGATTCCAGGAGGCCAACAACCTGAGCGAAAAGGGAGTCGTCGGTCCTGAAACTTGGAAGGCACTCGGAACGCTGGTCGAAGAGAATGACCCAGGTGCTCCGGAAGTCATCAACGCCCAAAAGATTGAAAAGCAGCCCGCCGACGACCTGAAAGGCCCTCCTTTCGTAACCGCCAAGGCCTGGGCCATCGGCGATGGAAAGACGGGCGAGTTACTTTGGGGACATCAAGCCGAGAAGCCGTTGGACATGGCCAGCACAACGAAGATCATGACCGGTTACGTTGTCACTAGCTTCATCGACAAAAACCCTGATGCCTTGAATGAGATAGTCACTTTCTCGAAGCGCGCTGACGAAACGAGCGGTTCTTCCGCAAGAGTTCGCCAAGGAGAAAAGTTGAGCGTTGACGAACTCCTTTACGGACTCCTACTTCCTTCAGGAAATGATGCTTCGGTAGCGCTGGCCGAACACTTTGGCAGCCGGGTCAGCCCGGACGGCGAAACGAGCAACGATCCGCTCGATCAATTCATTGCCGCCATGAATCAGACCGCTAAAGAACTGGGCATGACCAACTCGCAGTTCAAAAACACGCATGGCTTAACCGCCGCGGGGCATCATACCTCGACGGTCGACCTGCTAAAACTCGCGAGCAGTGCCATGCGGCAACCTTTGTTTAAAAAGTATGTGGGAACCGTGCAACATGGCTGCACGGTCGTTGGACCGGGCGGCTATAAGCGAAACTTGAAGTGGAACAACACGAACCGCTTGCTCAAGATCGAGGGCTTTGGCGGCGTAAAGACGGGGACGACCTCCGCAGCTGGCTCCTGCCTGGTTTCCGAACAAACCCAAGACGGGAAGTCACTGATGGTCGTCGTTCTCGGTTCCACTTCGACGGACGCCCGTTACACGGACTCGAAGAACCTTTATCGCTGGGCACGGAAACAACTTGCCAGTAAGCAACCTTGA
- a CDS encoding dipeptide epimerase → MPLKLLTHTFELPLKHAFTISRETTEVQPTLIVELSDGTHSGFGEATTNTYYDMTLQRMQDALQSVKSLVESIDELSPESLWTVASKELQDCPFALCALDQAAYDLWGKQQGQPVYQLWGLSTEEIPQSNFTIGIDSVEVMVAKLKEVPDWPIYKIKLGTDYDLDIVKELRKHTEATFRVDANCGWKAEQAIEYSHELAELGVEFIEQPLPREDREGMRKVYQESALPLVADESCITEEDVAACEGSFHAINIKLVKCGGLTPARRMIREARELGMKVMVGCMTESTVGISAIAQLLPLLDYVDMDGAALLAKDIASGVVVERGTCLYPDLPGNGVALLS, encoded by the coding sequence ATGCCCCTCAAGCTCCTAACGCACACCTTCGAGCTGCCACTCAAACACGCGTTTACAATCTCTCGCGAAACAACCGAGGTGCAGCCAACGCTCATTGTCGAGCTCTCCGACGGCACGCACTCGGGATTTGGTGAAGCGACCACCAATACCTACTACGACATGACGCTCCAGCGCATGCAGGACGCGCTTCAGTCTGTAAAGAGCCTTGTCGAATCGATTGACGAGCTATCTCCCGAGAGCCTGTGGACCGTCGCTTCGAAGGAATTGCAAGATTGTCCTTTCGCATTGTGTGCGCTCGACCAAGCGGCTTACGACCTGTGGGGTAAACAGCAGGGCCAGCCTGTCTATCAACTGTGGGGACTCTCGACTGAGGAGATTCCCCAATCGAACTTCACGATCGGCATCGACTCCGTCGAAGTCATGGTCGCAAAGCTCAAGGAAGTGCCCGACTGGCCGATCTACAAGATTAAACTCGGGACCGATTACGACTTAGACATCGTCAAAGAGCTACGAAAGCATACCGAGGCAACCTTCCGAGTCGATGCCAACTGCGGTTGGAAGGCAGAGCAGGCCATCGAGTACTCCCACGAATTGGCCGAGCTCGGCGTCGAGTTCATTGAGCAACCCTTGCCGCGCGAAGATCGCGAAGGCATGCGCAAAGTCTATCAGGAATCGGCATTGCCATTGGTGGCCGACGAGAGCTGCATTACCGAGGAAGATGTCGCCGCCTGCGAAGGCAGCTTTCACGCGATCAATATTAAGCTCGTCAAGTGCGGCGGATTGACGCCTGCACGGCGAATGATCCGCGAGGCGCGCGAACTCGGCATGAAGGTCATGGTCGGGTGCATGACCGAATCGACCGTGGGCATCTCAGCGATAGCCCAACTATTGCCCCTACTGGATTACGTAGACATGGATGGTGCCGCTTTGCTTGCCAAGGATATCGCCAGCGGCGTTGTCGTTGAGAGAGGCACCTGCCTCTATCCCGACCTGCCCGGCAACGGGGTGGCTTTGCTTTCCTAA
- a CDS encoding DUF1611 domain-containing protein: MSSELRRLIILTEGYSEPVTAKTAVCMLRYCADEVVALLDSTQASKTTAEVLEVGGETPFVSGLAEAPEATALMIGIAPPGGKLPEAWRKIVLEALAKGMDVISGLHHFLSEDKEFLAAAQQSGASLVDVRKNDEHEVANWSEVNEDCLRINTVGQDCSIGKMVVSLELTNAMKRQGVDAKFVATGQTGILVEGEGCPIDTVVSDFLSGAVEKLILANQHHEVMFVEGQGSIAHPRYSAVTLGLLHGCRPHGMILCYEVGRTVVSHMEQVPLQPLAKLRDTYEMIANLMHPSQVIGVAMNSRMVSAEEAEAERERVRNELGLPVCDVIRHGPDELVEAVQKLRAQLQPQLATT, from the coding sequence ATGAGCAGCGAACTTCGCCGATTAATTATCCTCACGGAGGGCTACTCCGAGCCCGTCACCGCCAAGACGGCCGTCTGCATGCTGCGTTACTGCGCGGACGAAGTCGTCGCCTTGCTCGATTCGACGCAGGCGAGCAAAACAACTGCTGAAGTCCTCGAAGTCGGTGGAGAGACGCCCTTCGTCTCCGGCTTAGCAGAAGCGCCTGAGGCAACCGCGTTGATGATTGGCATCGCTCCTCCCGGCGGGAAGTTGCCGGAAGCCTGGAGGAAGATCGTCCTTGAAGCGCTCGCCAAAGGCATGGATGTCATCTCTGGCCTGCATCATTTTCTTTCCGAAGACAAAGAATTCCTGGCGGCGGCACAGCAAAGCGGCGCGAGTCTTGTCGACGTTCGCAAGAACGACGAGCATGAGGTCGCCAATTGGTCCGAGGTCAACGAGGATTGCCTTCGCATCAACACCGTGGGCCAAGACTGCTCGATCGGTAAGATGGTGGTCTCGCTGGAACTGACGAACGCAATGAAACGTCAGGGGGTCGACGCAAAATTCGTTGCCACCGGTCAGACAGGCATCTTGGTTGAAGGCGAAGGCTGTCCCATCGACACGGTGGTCTCCGATTTTCTCAGCGGTGCGGTCGAGAAACTCATCCTTGCCAACCAGCATCACGAAGTGATGTTTGTCGAAGGGCAGGGAAGTATCGCGCACCCGCGGTACTCAGCCGTCACTCTGGGCCTGCTCCACGGCTGTCGCCCCCACGGCATGATCCTTTGCTACGAAGTCGGCCGGACGGTCGTGAGCCACATGGAGCAAGTCCCATTGCAGCCGCTGGCTAAGCTACGCGACACCTACGAAATGATCGCCAACCTCATGCATCCCTCGCAGGTGATTGGCGTCGCGATGAATAGCCGCATGGTTTCTGCCGAGGAAGCGGAGGCAGAGCGCGAGCGAGTCCGCAATGAGCTGGGCTTGCCCGTCTGCGATGTCATTCGCCACGGTCCTGATGAGTTAGTCGAAGCCGTGCAAAAACTGAGGGCCCAGTTGCAGCCTCAGTTAGCAACCACGTAG
- a CDS encoding PEP-CTERM sorting domain-containing protein: MKKILSLTAACAVLLAGGVAQAAFTAAVDLDPAGGTTPGSLNPNFSFGGDTTTASESIPSAAVGLPDHDSLFGGDGATAGDTYVMSYTPGVDADNFFPAAGSLLGSTTGFGTETASGQVGGGSGLYNVYVTFPASTNVNPAGSNFTVTNDGADLVVLAVDQNNGGTGADLDPGPAFVGGANNSWFKLGTVPLTSGTTYTVSMSANANTFVSQRLAGVMWELAIPEPTSLMLLGFAGCALITTRRRTA, translated from the coding sequence ATGAAGAAGATACTAAGTTTAACGGCCGCTTGTGCGGTCCTTCTAGCCGGAGGTGTTGCTCAAGCCGCCTTCACCGCAGCGGTCGATCTTGATCCAGCCGGAGGCACAACTCCTGGCTCTCTCAATCCGAATTTCAGTTTCGGCGGCGACACAACAACCGCTTCCGAAAGCATTCCTAGTGCCGCTGTGGGCCTTCCTGATCACGATAGTTTGTTCGGTGGCGACGGCGCTACTGCCGGTGACACCTACGTCATGTCTTACACACCTGGCGTTGATGCTGACAACTTCTTCCCAGCGGCTGGATCCCTACTCGGCTCGACGACGGGCTTTGGCACGGAAACCGCGAGCGGGCAAGTCGGTGGTGGCTCAGGCCTCTACAATGTTTATGTCACGTTTCCCGCATCAACGAACGTGAACCCAGCCGGCTCGAATTTTACGGTCACCAACGATGGTGCAGATCTAGTTGTTCTTGCCGTGGATCAGAACAATGGCGGCACCGGAGCTGACCTTGATCCCGGCCCAGCTTTCGTCGGTGGAGCAAACAATTCTTGGTTCAAACTTGGCACGGTACCACTGACATCTGGGACGACGTACACAGTCTCTATGTCAGCTAACGCCAATACCTTCGTTTCCCAACGTCTCGCAGGCGTCATGTGGGAGTTGGCGATTCCTGAGCCAACCTCATTGATGCTTTTAGGCTTCGCCGGTTGTGCTCTGATTACCACACGCCGACGTACAGCTTAG
- a CDS encoding DUF1559 domain-containing protein, with protein MSLSRSQHVSSRSKSPGNRTQFGFTLVELLVVIAIIGVLVGLLLPAVQAARETARRLSCTNNLKNIGLSCLNYESSRGELPPSSLNALKSQRSGFGWPVLILPYLEQGAISQQALAIYDQQLAQNGDPDAYSSDMDELNKLLPPMNLCPSDPALAEQREKFGNADRKGMSYAGVAGSYFARTGVCPADRDNEHYCVSANVNDLFGPNNYDGLIVQGDGVELREATDGLSNTLLIGERTYQIRAWMIGAYWTGSTLPRQQRGQPAVKPQGPQPSTAHFASKNITDLYPLNHDPLTGAYKLHDNNAGDRPDIAPGTPKVISVNDLPFASRHPGGVNFSRGDASVSFLSDSMDLNTLLALGSRNGGEVVNE; from the coding sequence ATGAGCCTCTCCCGCAGTCAACACGTGTCATCGCGCTCAAAATCGCCAGGTAATAGAACTCAATTCGGCTTCACGCTTGTTGAGCTTTTGGTCGTGATCGCCATTATTGGCGTGCTCGTCGGCCTGCTTCTGCCAGCGGTGCAAGCAGCCCGTGAAACGGCCCGTCGGTTAAGCTGCACGAACAACCTCAAGAACATCGGGCTGTCGTGTCTCAACTATGAATCTTCCCGCGGTGAATTGCCACCATCCTCATTAAATGCACTGAAGAGTCAGCGTAGTGGGTTCGGTTGGCCTGTGCTTATTCTCCCCTACTTAGAGCAAGGCGCTATCAGCCAGCAAGCCTTGGCAATTTATGACCAACAACTAGCACAGAATGGTGATCCGGACGCCTATAGCTCGGACATGGATGAATTGAATAAGCTCTTGCCGCCAATGAATCTTTGCCCTAGTGATCCTGCACTCGCAGAACAAAGAGAGAAATTCGGCAATGCGGACCGCAAGGGGATGAGTTATGCGGGCGTGGCAGGCTCCTATTTTGCCCGCACGGGTGTTTGTCCCGCAGATCGAGACAACGAGCACTACTGCGTCTCCGCAAATGTGAATGATCTCTTCGGCCCCAACAACTACGATGGATTGATTGTCCAAGGCGATGGCGTGGAACTTCGCGAAGCAACCGATGGACTGAGCAATACCTTGCTTATCGGTGAGCGTACCTACCAAATTCGTGCTTGGATGATTGGTGCCTACTGGACCGGCAGCACCTTGCCAAGGCAACAACGCGGACAGCCTGCCGTGAAACCCCAGGGCCCACAGCCATCGACAGCCCACTTCGCAAGTAAAAACATTACGGACCTTTATCCACTGAACCACGATCCGCTAACTGGCGCTTACAAACTTCACGACAACAACGCTGGGGATCGTCCTGACATCGCACCAGGAACGCCGAAGGTAATTTCGGTGAACGATCTTCCCTTTGCCAGTCGTCACCCCGGTGGTGTCAACTTCTCTCGTGGTGATGCCAGCGTCTCTTTTCTTTCGGACTCGATGGACCTCAACACATTGCTAGCCTTGGGCTCACGTAACGGTGGTGAAGTCGTCAATGAGTAG